A stretch of Amblyraja radiata isolate CabotCenter1 chromosome 6, sAmbRad1.1.pri, whole genome shotgun sequence DNA encodes these proteins:
- the LOC116974621 gene encoding regucalcin-like isoform X1, with protein sequence MTRVVIHLGQRREGASIHPSIHPFLPSFLLPVGETMASVKIECVVKEKYSVSESPVWEEKEGTLLYADVSEQNVYRWNPDTNQVKKVHLDAPVGSVVPRSSGGYVLALGKRFAFLDWEAEVVTDISKIDCEKSNNRFNDGKVDPAGRFFAGTMAMEVLPGQFERHQGSLYALRTDHSVVKHFDQVDVSNGLAWSLDHSIFYYIDSLSFTVDAFDYNLQSGEISNRRVVYRLEQDESIPDGQCIDSEGKLWVACYNGGRVLRIDPETGKRLQTVKLPVSKTTSCCFGGKDYSDLYVTSASKRMDRESLQREPLAGGIFKVTGLGVKGLPPHSFMG encoded by the exons ACCATGGCATCTGTCAAAATTGAATGTGTGGTGAAAGAGAAATATTCAGTTTCGGAAAGCCCTGTTTGGGAAGAGAAAGAAGGCACGCTTCTCTACGCCGATGTCAGTGAACAGAATGTGTACAGGTGGAATCCTGATACTAACCAAGTGAAAAAGGTCCATCTTG ATGCACCTGTTGGTTCGGTGGTCCCTCGAAGTTCCGGGGGCTACGTCCTTGCCCTTGGAAAAAGGTTTGCCTTTTTGGACTGGGAAGCTGAGGTGGTTACTGACATCTCCAAGATCGACTGCGAAAAATCCAACAACAGATTCAATGATGGCAAGGTTGACCCAGCCGGGCGGTTCTTTGCAG GGACAATGGCAATGGAGGTTCTCCCGGGACAATTTGAAAGGCACCAGGGATCACTTTATGCCCTACGGACGGATCATTCTGTGGTGAAACACTTTGACCAGGTGGATGTTTCCAATGGTTTAGCATGGTCGTTGGATCACAGCATCTTCTATTATATAGACAGCTTGTCGTTTACTGTTGATGCGTTTGACTACAATCTGCAGTCAGGAGAGATCT CAAATCGAAGGGTCGTCTACCGGCTCGAACAAGATGAGTCTATACCGGATGGGCAGTGCATCGACAGTGAAGGGAAGCTCTGGGTTGCCTGTTACAACGGTGGCAGAGTCCTTCGTATTGACCCGGAGACAG GAAAAAGACTCCAGACGGTGAAGCTGCCCGTCAGTAAAACAACTTCTTGCTGTTTCGGAGGAAAGGATTACTCTGACCTTTATGTGACCTCGGCCAGCAAACGAATGGACCGAGAGTCGCTTCAGAGGGAGCCACTGGCGGGTGGGATTTTTAAG GTTACAGGACTGGGTGTGAAGGGGCTGCCGCCACATTCATTCATGGGATAG
- the LOC116974621 gene encoding regucalcin-like isoform X2: MASVKIECVVKEKYSVSESPVWEEKEGTLLYADVSEQNVYRWNPDTNQVKKVHLDAPVGSVVPRSSGGYVLALGKRFAFLDWEAEVVTDISKIDCEKSNNRFNDGKVDPAGRFFAGTMAMEVLPGQFERHQGSLYALRTDHSVVKHFDQVDVSNGLAWSLDHSIFYYIDSLSFTVDAFDYNLQSGEISNRRVVYRLEQDESIPDGQCIDSEGKLWVACYNGGRVLRIDPETGKRLQTVKLPVSKTTSCCFGGKDYSDLYVTSASKRMDRESLQREPLAGGIFKVTGLGVKGLPPHSFMG, encoded by the exons ATGGCATCTGTCAAAATTGAATGTGTGGTGAAAGAGAAATATTCAGTTTCGGAAAGCCCTGTTTGGGAAGAGAAAGAAGGCACGCTTCTCTACGCCGATGTCAGTGAACAGAATGTGTACAGGTGGAATCCTGATACTAACCAAGTGAAAAAGGTCCATCTTG ATGCACCTGTTGGTTCGGTGGTCCCTCGAAGTTCCGGGGGCTACGTCCTTGCCCTTGGAAAAAGGTTTGCCTTTTTGGACTGGGAAGCTGAGGTGGTTACTGACATCTCCAAGATCGACTGCGAAAAATCCAACAACAGATTCAATGATGGCAAGGTTGACCCAGCCGGGCGGTTCTTTGCAG GGACAATGGCAATGGAGGTTCTCCCGGGACAATTTGAAAGGCACCAGGGATCACTTTATGCCCTACGGACGGATCATTCTGTGGTGAAACACTTTGACCAGGTGGATGTTTCCAATGGTTTAGCATGGTCGTTGGATCACAGCATCTTCTATTATATAGACAGCTTGTCGTTTACTGTTGATGCGTTTGACTACAATCTGCAGTCAGGAGAGATCT CAAATCGAAGGGTCGTCTACCGGCTCGAACAAGATGAGTCTATACCGGATGGGCAGTGCATCGACAGTGAAGGGAAGCTCTGGGTTGCCTGTTACAACGGTGGCAGAGTCCTTCGTATTGACCCGGAGACAG GAAAAAGACTCCAGACGGTGAAGCTGCCCGTCAGTAAAACAACTTCTTGCTGTTTCGGAGGAAAGGATTACTCTGACCTTTATGTGACCTCGGCCAGCAAACGAATGGACCGAGAGTCGCTTCAGAGGGAGCCACTGGCGGGTGGGATTTTTAAG GTTACAGGACTGGGTGTGAAGGGGCTGCCGCCACATTCATTCATGGGATAG